In Pseudomonadota bacterium, the DNA window CCAGACGTTTGACATGTATGGGACCCACCACGGCGGCAAGGAAATGAAGATGATGGAGATCACCTACACGCGAAGGCAGTAGTCAGTGCGCTGCACTGCGACACCGTCGAGCAGGCGCGGCATGAGTTTCGAGCCCTGGCCGCCGGCGACACGACCATGCCGCCACAGCCCACCTTTTTGGGCAAGCCCTGGGGTATGCTGACAGACAACTTCCGCACGCCGTGGATCATCAATGGCGAAAGAGTGCCGTTCTAACTTTATAGTTAGGAGCAGGAATCATGATTCGTTCGATCACTCAACAACTGAACCCCAAGCTGGATCTCTTGTTTGAGCGCATTGTCGACATTTCCAGAGAGAGCATATGGACGGCATGGACCACACCCGAGCAACTCAAGAAATGGTTTACCCCCGCGCCGTGGGAAACCGTCGATTGCGAAATCGAGCTTCGCCCCGGTGGTTCCTTTCGCACCGTGATGCGCTCACCGGAGGGACAGCAATTGGTGAACGCCGGTTGCTACCTCGAACTCGTCGAGAACGAAAAGCTCGTTTGGACCAATGCCCTCGCGCCCGGCTACCGGCCATGCAAAGCGCCGAAGGCGATGTCCTGCGTTACATTCTTCTTTACCGTGCTCATTGCGCTTGAACCCCAAGGAAATGGAACAAAGTACACGGTGCTGGTTCTCCACAGTGACGAAGAAGCGCGCAGGAAACACGAGGAGATGGGATTTCATGAGGGTTGGGGGAAAGCGTTCGATCAACTCGTCGAAGTTGTCAAGAAAACGTGAGCACGCAGGAGATTAGCCATGCTATCCTGATGCGCATGTTTGGTCGTCCCAAGGGCGGCCTTGGGAGGCTGGGTGGCATCATCATGGCACGCATGAATCGGAAGGTGGCCGCCTGGGCCATCGACCTGCTTGCGGTCCATCCGAGCGACAGAGCACTCGAAGTGGGATTCGGACCCGGTGTGGGCATTCAGCTTCTAGCCGAGTCGGCATCGTCGGGGCAGGTGGTTGGTGTCGATCCCTCCAAGGAAATGGTCGAACAAGCCGCCGTTCGGAATGCGAAGGCGATTAAAGCTAATCGCGTCAACCTCCGGGAGGGTTCTGTGGAGCAGTTGCCGTTTGAAGACGCGTTCTTCAATAGCGCGCTGGCCGTCAACTCCATGCAGGTCTGGCCGGATGCCGTGGCGGGGTTGCGAGAGATACGACGGGTCTTGAAGACCGGTGGCAGGATCGCGCTCGCTTTCACTCGGCATTCCGGGCAGCCGAAAAGCGGCTTGACTGATGCGCTGGTCGCCGCCGACTTCAGAGGCGCGCGCCTAACTGAGACGGACGACGGATTCTGTGTGCTCGCGACGAAGCCCTGATGCAGATAACGAGAAATGCCATCTCACAATGCTGTTGCGAGGACGGCAGGCCCACGTGCGCTCGCTGCCCACCGCGAGCGTTGAGCATCATCAGGGCCCCGAGGCGATCTTGGTGGATAAATCGCTCTTTAGTGCAGGTACTAACTGAGAGTTCGAGCAGATATGGAGCCTCGAGAGGTTGTTCAAACGTGGGTCGAAGCCTTTAATCGCGCCGATGTGGAGGCACTGGCCAATTTATACAATGAGAACGCGACAAACCACCAGGTGGCCGACACACCGTGGTTGGTCGCGATGCCATCCGAGAGATGTTTGCGTCGGGATTCGCCAAGGCTAAGATGGTGTGCATCGCGGAGCACATCTTTCAAGACGGAGAGTGGGGCATTCTCGAGTGGCGCGACCCGAACTACCTGCGCCCCCTATGAACATTTGACCAAGAAGTGAGAGGAGAGAAGACATGACCTACATTGACGGATTCGTGATTCCCGTGCCGGTGGGCAAGAAGGACGCCTATCGCGAGATGGCCGCCAAGGCCGCGCCGGTCTTCCAGGAATTCGGCGCGCTCGAGGTCGTCGAAACCTGGGGCGACGACGTCCCCCACGGCAAGGTC includes these proteins:
- a CDS encoding SRPBCC family protein; translation: MIRSITQQLNPKLDLLFERIVDISRESIWTAWTTPEQLKKWFTPAPWETVDCEIELRPGGSFRTVMRSPEGQQLVNAGCYLELVENEKLVWTNALAPGYRPCKAPKAMSCVTFFFTVLIALEPQGNGTKYTVLVLHSDEEARRKHEEMGFHEGWGKAFDQLVEVVKKT
- a CDS encoding class I SAM-dependent methyltransferase → MSTQEISHAILMRMFGRPKGGLGRLGGIIMARMNRKVAAWAIDLLAVHPSDRALEVGFGPGVGIQLLAESASSGQVVGVDPSKEMVEQAAVRNAKAIKANRVNLREGSVEQLPFEDAFFNSALAVNSMQVWPDAVAGLREIRRVLKTGGRIALAFTRHSGQPKSGLTDALVAADFRGARLTETDDGFCVLATKP